One genomic segment of Culturomica massiliensis includes these proteins:
- a CDS encoding SusC/RagA family TonB-linked outer membrane protein: MHSKTLSLRTAAICLILCLYNLCSTYPVFAQQASRTVTGKVLDENKQPMPGVAILIVGTTSGGTTDFDGNFTLSVPAGNNELQFSFIGYETVKMPIPANNNIRLQMKPQTMTLDDVVVIGYGTSRKGDLTGAVANVSSKDFNEGMISSPEQLINGKIAGVQIMSNSGSPTAGSTIRIRGGASLNASNDPLIVLDGVPLEIGGISGNNSNFLSLINPNDIESMTVLKDASSTAIYGSRASNGVIIITTKKGADSKLKISFNTTNSLQVRTQTADMLSRGEFINIVNSNGSDAQKALLGTANTDWNDEIYNVAFGTDNNLSFSGKLKNIPYRVSLGYYNQDGILRTDNAERITGNISVSPGFFNNYLKFNVNIKGSLNKNRFANDGAIWAASTYNPTLPVHSGNDAFGGYTEAIDNTGTPVTRGVRNPLGLLRQYKSTSDIKRVIGNADVDYKLHFLPELKFHATVGYDYAEGKGKIYVPEEAAEYATTGGRDFTYGPQINTNRLLTTYLNYNKTFGEFTVDATAGYDYQAWKSSSEKYSELNVAGIEQKSIAASDQRHVLLSYYGRLNLTYDTRYMLTATIRRDGTSRFNKDNRWGTFPSLALAWRISEESFLENWETLSNLKLRGSYGVTGQQDGIGNYNYLPVYTGSQSGAEYQFGNAFYPTYRPEAYASDLKWETTTAWNAGIDFGFFNNRLSGSVDFYTRKTKDLLATVPSPAGTNFDKTILTNVGNVDSHGLEFGLNVTPIDTKNITWDMSFNATWQRMKIQNLSLVKGTAITNTSVGPTIDSYYFQVLSEGYEPYMFYLYHQLYDEKGKPIEGAYADLNDDGEINSDDLYRYKSPSPDWILGFSTSLRYKKWNLGMSFRANIGNYVYNGMAMNTGAWNTMSYNDYQLNNLSSSYLKTGFRERQFLSDYYVENASFLKMDNITLTYNFGKIWNCFNLNASAMVQNVFTVTNYSGVDPEVPNGMDSSFYPRPRIFSLGLGLDF, translated from the coding sequence ATGCATAGCAAAACTTTATCACTACGTACAGCGGCAATATGCCTGATACTGTGTCTGTATAATCTTTGCAGCACATATCCTGTCTTTGCCCAACAGGCAAGCAGGACTGTCACAGGTAAGGTACTTGACGAAAACAAGCAACCGATGCCTGGAGTAGCCATCCTTATCGTAGGAACCACCTCAGGGGGTACTACGGATTTCGACGGGAATTTTACCCTCAGCGTTCCTGCCGGAAACAACGAGCTGCAATTCTCTTTCATCGGATATGAAACGGTAAAAATGCCCATTCCGGCAAACAACAACATCCGGTTGCAAATGAAACCGCAAACGATGACACTCGACGACGTAGTAGTCATCGGATACGGAACCTCCCGGAAAGGCGACCTGACAGGAGCGGTAGCCAACGTCAGCAGCAAAGACTTCAACGAAGGAATGATCAGTTCCCCGGAGCAACTCATCAACGGCAAAATCGCAGGAGTACAGATCATGTCCAACAGCGGTTCTCCGACTGCCGGAAGCACCATTCGTATCCGGGGCGGAGCTTCCTTAAACGCAAGCAACGATCCGTTGATCGTCCTTGACGGAGTACCCCTGGAAATCGGCGGTATCAGCGGTAACAACAGTAACTTTTTGAGCCTTATCAACCCCAATGACATCGAAAGCATGACCGTATTGAAAGATGCTTCTTCAACAGCGATCTATGGCTCCCGGGCCTCTAACGGTGTTATCATCATTACGACCAAAAAAGGAGCCGACAGCAAACTGAAAATCAGTTTCAATACAACCAATTCGTTACAAGTACGCACCCAAACAGCCGATATGCTCTCCCGTGGGGAATTCATCAATATCGTCAATTCGAACGGGAGCGATGCCCAAAAAGCCCTGCTCGGTACGGCAAACACCGATTGGAACGACGAAATTTACAACGTCGCCTTCGGGACCGATAATAATTTGAGCTTTTCGGGTAAATTGAAAAACATACCTTACCGTGTTTCTTTGGGATATTACAACCAGGACGGAATCTTACGTACGGACAACGCAGAACGCATCACCGGAAACATTTCTGTCTCCCCGGGCTTTTTCAACAACTATTTAAAATTCAACGTCAACATAAAAGGTTCCCTCAATAAAAACCGTTTTGCAAACGACGGAGCAATATGGGCCGCGTCAACTTATAACCCGACCCTCCCCGTACATTCCGGTAACGATGCTTTCGGCGGATATACCGAAGCGATCGACAACACCGGAACCCCGGTAACCCGAGGTGTACGCAACCCGCTGGGGCTGCTCAGACAATACAAATCAACCAGTGACATAAAACGGGTCATCGGAAATGCCGATGTCGATTACAAACTCCATTTTCTGCCGGAACTGAAATTCCACGCTACCGTCGGCTATGACTACGCCGAAGGCAAAGGAAAAATCTATGTTCCGGAAGAGGCTGCCGAATATGCCACCACCGGAGGACGGGATTTCACCTACGGTCCGCAAATAAACACCAACCGCCTGTTGACCACTTACCTGAACTACAACAAAACATTCGGTGAATTCACTGTCGATGCGACCGCCGGATACGACTACCAGGCATGGAAAAGCTCCAGCGAAAAATATTCGGAATTAAATGTCGCCGGAATCGAACAAAAAAGCATTGCAGCCAGCGATCAACGACACGTACTATTATCCTATTACGGCCGTCTGAACCTGACTTACGACACCCGTTACATGTTGACGGCAACCATACGCCGCGACGGGACCTCCCGTTTCAACAAAGACAACCGCTGGGGAACCTTCCCATCCCTCGCCCTGGCATGGCGTATCTCCGAAGAATCTTTTCTCGAAAACTGGGAAACATTGAGTAACCTGAAACTACGGGGTAGCTATGGTGTCACCGGACAACAGGACGGCATCGGCAACTACAACTACCTCCCCGTATATACCGGTAGTCAGAGCGGGGCCGAATACCAGTTCGGAAATGCATTCTATCCTACCTATCGTCCGGAAGCCTATGCATCAGACCTGAAATGGGAAACGACAACCGCCTGGAATGCCGGCATCGATTTCGGTTTCTTCAACAACCGTCTTTCCGGAAGTGTGGATTTTTACACCCGGAAAACAAAAGATTTGCTGGCGACGGTCCCTTCTCCCGCAGGAACCAATTTCGATAAAACAATCCTGACAAACGTCGGGAATGTCGACAGTCACGGACTCGAATTCGGACTGAATGTAACCCCTATCGATACCAAAAACATAACCTGGGATATGTCTTTCAATGCAACCTGGCAAAGAATGAAAATCCAAAACCTGTCGCTCGTAAAAGGCACAGCCATCACGAATACTTCCGTGGGACCGACCATCGACAGTTATTATTTTCAGGTATTGAGCGAAGGCTACGAACCCTATATGTTTTACCTATACCATCAATTATACGACGAAAAAGGCAAACCGATTGAAGGTGCGTATGCCGACCTCAACGATGACGGCGAAATCAATTCCGACGACCTGTATCGTTACAAATCACCGTCGCCTGATTGGATTCTCGGTTTCAGCACCTCCTTGCGATATAAAAAATGGAACCTCGGAATGAGCTTCCGGGCCAATATCGGTAACTACGTTTACAACGGAATGGCAATGAACACCGGAGCATGGAACACCATGTCCTATAACGACTACCAGCTAAACAACCTGTCGTCCAGCTATCTGAAAACCGGATTCCGGGAACGTCAATTCCTCTCGGACTATTACGTAGAAAACGCTTCATTCCTGAAAATGGACAACATCACGTTGACCTACAACTTCGGTAAAATATGGAATTGCTTCAACCTGAATGCATCCGCAATGGTACAAAATGTATTTACCGTCACGAATTACTCGGGTGTAGACCCAGAAGTTCCCAATGGGATGGACTCCTCATTCTATCCCCGTCCCCGCATATTCTCACTTGGCCTCGGTCTGGATTTCTAA
- a CDS encoding DUF5114 domain-containing protein, with the protein MKTIKGLIALLAICCTAVSCEKDGDKIILSGLEPSKLIATATDVRLTQENAEAIALSFAWNNSELYTNTPGMNVPSSFPHISLQSAADAAFTTPTETVADKESHSFTGIELNTLAKNAGLEADESSPLYFRLKVTLGTNTDPVYSNIVSVNITPYKIDMSLIKMLDAKKEKVLGTLYSPESDGEYAGFVSATSWLNFFLQEGDGTLWGNVGVDGMAFKLTNDESMWNCWYPGQSGCFYTTVSTSGKEWTATHIPVLDISGAVDAEMSYVTSKNQWKATVTTTTDNSVIQISGTGKKYNVSTQTDDAATIDTPIAFTVNGNQVALTATAGDITIPTAGTWTLTLDFSDPKTGTYTLTAGEGDDPEEEIFPFLYLAGIDDGTTGPDWNFNVKIARGNDGIYSGIVYVNSLWGFKMYTTADDWNNYYTMGETEGTLIKNGEGNITAPEEGVYLITVDLANLTYTMKKLENRIYISGLNDVWDFTVTLDKTADGVYSGTIEVTTVSPWGFKIYIEPENWNDYFGGGEGLLYYKGEGITDDAAGVGIYTLTVNLINATYEMIKQ; encoded by the coding sequence ATGAAAACGATAAAAGGACTGATAGCCCTGCTCGCTATATGCTGCACTGCCGTTTCCTGTGAAAAAGACGGTGACAAGATCATCTTGTCGGGACTGGAACCTTCTAAACTGATCGCTACGGCGACCGATGTCAGGCTAACACAGGAAAACGCCGAAGCAATTGCCCTCTCTTTTGCCTGGAATAACAGTGAACTGTACACCAACACCCCGGGCATGAATGTACCCTCTTCCTTCCCGCATATAAGTTTACAGTCTGCGGCTGACGCAGCATTTACGACGCCGACAGAAACAGTCGCAGACAAAGAATCTCACAGTTTTACGGGAATAGAACTCAATACCCTGGCTAAAAATGCCGGTTTGGAAGCTGATGAATCATCCCCGCTCTACTTTCGTCTCAAAGTAACTCTGGGGACCAACACAGATCCCGTATACAGCAATATTGTCAGCGTAAACATCACTCCTTATAAAATCGATATGTCGCTGATCAAAATGCTGGACGCCAAAAAAGAAAAAGTGCTGGGCACACTCTACTCACCCGAATCCGACGGAGAATATGCCGGATTTGTAAGTGCCACCTCCTGGCTGAACTTTTTTCTGCAGGAAGGTGACGGTACCCTTTGGGGTAATGTAGGCGTTGATGGGATGGCTTTCAAACTGACAAACGACGAATCCATGTGGAACTGCTGGTATCCCGGCCAAAGCGGCTGTTTCTACACGACAGTCAGCACATCCGGTAAAGAATGGACAGCCACCCATATTCCGGTCCTCGACATTTCCGGCGCTGTCGATGCTGAAATGAGCTATGTCACCTCCAAAAATCAATGGAAGGCAACCGTTACGACAACAACCGACAATTCTGTCATACAGATTTCAGGTACCGGAAAAAAATACAATGTTTCCACCCAAACGGACGACGCAGCCACCATCGACACCCCTATCGCCTTTACCGTAAACGGCAATCAGGTTGCCCTGACCGCAACGGCAGGCGACATCACCATCCCGACCGCCGGTACATGGACATTGACCCTTGATTTCAGCGATCCTAAAACAGGAACATATACTCTGACAGCAGGAGAAGGCGACGACCCCGAAGAGGAAATATTCCCGTTCCTCTATCTGGCAGGAATCGACGACGGAACGACAGGCCCGGATTGGAACTTCAATGTTAAAATTGCACGCGGCAACGACGGCATATACAGCGGAATAGTATATGTCAACTCCCTCTGGGGATTCAAAATGTACACCACAGCCGACGACTGGAATAACTATTACACCATGGGCGAAACAGAAGGTACGTTGATAAAAAACGGCGAAGGTAATATCACTGCCCCCGAAGAAGGAGTTTACCTGATCACAGTCGACCTGGCAAATCTGACCTATACCATGAAAAAACTGGAAAACCGGATTTACATCTCCGGCTTGAACGATGTATGGGATTTCACCGTAACTTTGGACAAAACCGCTGACGGCGTATATTCAGGTACAATCGAAGTAACCACCGTATCTCCATGGGGATTCAAAATTTATATCGAACCCGAAAACTGGAATGATTACTTCGGCGGAGGCGAAGGCCTGTTATATTACAAAGGCGAAGGTATCACCGACGACGCTGCCGGAGTCGGGATTTATACATTGACCGTAAATTTAATCAACGCCACCTACGAAATGATAAAACAATAA
- a CDS encoding TonB-dependent receptor, translated as MYKKQDYLKLTVLLFFWAALSFQAAAGVLRGTIIDKQTKEPLIGATVQVVGTTFGTAADLDGKYVLNLESGTYRLQVRYMGYRDVVREQVRVGADTELNFEMEAVAEALEEVSVKARKNMENERMLQMERRQSMVAIENIGAKEMSLKGASNVEEGVKKITGISIASAGQLIVRGLGDRYSTTTLNGLPIASPNPDNKLIPLDLFPAATVKNITVSKVYEAGSFADYSGAHIDIGTKENTGGDFFTLGFNTGGKFNTLGKTFYYSDKKGTLFTTPNLEDKSVLSMGKTEFREYARKKDLFGTTFAVRDKKALPDFGGSAGLGKSWDVGNQRLSLLASFGISNSRQMLDNGYVRTLNAEGYNLDEFSYDSYTSDLKIAGLANLGYTFRQTDRISYTFFYARNAIDTYMQREGTDAEGDHIATSNSIFRAYSLLNNQLAGHHEFGKRWTLNWSGSYGITNSDEPDRRQVVFFKDRNTGKLTLYKQNQTTSRYFSELDENEGVGDVRAAYRFGESNFIRFGGVYKSKKRDFQCMNFYYDVYNLSPAVENMYDTDGYLNQENIANGLITVNLDAQPRYTYYAKNDIGAAFAEVEYLPLSVLMISFGLRYEQSQQWVRYWNDGGREFKARLNKGDFFPALNIKYDINKSSSLRFSVSRTVTRPSFIEMSPFLYQESYGSAYVRGNENLKNAYNYNVDLRYDLFPQGRGDMFSVTGYFKRLDSPIERTQEAAGGSVYHSFRNAEDGIAAGIEVEFRKELIKDVRLGANASFMYTNVKLPDEGVYTESERALQGASPFLINADLSYTPRFNEESDMTLALVYNVQGPRIHSVGIYKTGDIKQETLHTLDFVASYAINKHFSLKAQVKDLLNSEIRFMQKIPATGSRELVESFRPGSSAEIGFSYKF; from the coding sequence ATGTATAAAAAGCAAGATTACTTAAAATTGACTGTTTTACTTTTCTTTTGGGCCGCTCTTTCTTTTCAGGCAGCGGCAGGTGTTCTCCGGGGAACGATTATCGATAAACAAACGAAGGAACCTTTGATTGGGGCTACGGTACAGGTAGTTGGGACTACATTCGGAACTGCCGCCGATCTGGATGGAAAATATGTATTGAATCTGGAAAGCGGGACTTATCGGTTACAGGTGCGGTATATGGGCTATCGGGATGTGGTACGGGAGCAGGTAAGGGTTGGTGCAGATACGGAATTGAATTTTGAAATGGAGGCAGTAGCAGAGGCTTTGGAGGAAGTATCGGTGAAAGCACGTAAAAATATGGAGAACGAACGGATGTTACAGATGGAACGTCGGCAATCGATGGTGGCTATCGAAAATATCGGAGCGAAGGAAATGAGTCTGAAAGGGGCATCGAATGTGGAAGAAGGGGTGAAGAAGATAACCGGGATTTCGATTGCAAGTGCCGGACAATTGATTGTGCGGGGATTGGGGGACCGGTATAGTACGACGACGTTGAATGGATTGCCGATTGCTTCACCGAATCCGGATAATAAGTTGATACCGCTGGATTTGTTCCCGGCAGCAACGGTAAAAAATATCACTGTAAGTAAGGTGTATGAAGCCGGTTCTTTTGCCGATTATTCAGGAGCACATATCGATATCGGAACAAAGGAGAATACGGGTGGGGATTTTTTTACGCTCGGCTTTAATACCGGAGGGAAGTTCAATACGTTGGGCAAAACTTTTTATTACAGCGATAAAAAGGGTACGCTTTTTACAACTCCTAATCTGGAGGATAAGAGTGTGCTTTCTATGGGGAAGACAGAATTCAGGGAATATGCCCGTAAGAAGGATCTTTTCGGGACGACGTTTGCTGTCCGTGATAAAAAAGCATTGCCGGATTTCGGAGGTTCTGCCGGATTGGGAAAAAGCTGGGATGTCGGAAACCAGCGGCTTAGTTTACTGGCTTCATTCGGGATCAGCAACAGCCGGCAGATGTTGGATAACGGGTATGTGCGGACGTTGAACGCCGAGGGATATAATCTGGATGAGTTCAGTTACGATAGTTATACTTCAGACCTGAAGATTGCCGGGCTGGCAAATCTGGGTTATACTTTCCGTCAGACGGACCGGATCAGTTATACGTTTTTTTATGCCCGTAATGCGATCGATACGTATATGCAACGGGAAGGTACGGATGCCGAGGGTGATCATATCGCGACCAGCAACAGTATTTTCCGGGCATATAGTTTGTTGAATAATCAGTTGGCAGGACATCATGAGTTCGGTAAGCGGTGGACCTTGAATTGGAGTGGGTCGTATGGGATTACGAATAGTGATGAGCCGGACCGGAGACAGGTGGTGTTTTTTAAGGATAGGAATACGGGAAAGCTGACATTATATAAGCAAAATCAAACGACGTCCCGTTATTTCAGTGAATTGGACGAGAATGAGGGTGTAGGTGATGTGCGGGCGGCTTATCGTTTCGGGGAAAGTAATTTTATCCGTTTCGGAGGGGTATATAAGAGCAAGAAACGGGATTTCCAGTGTATGAATTTTTATTACGATGTGTATAATCTTTCTCCTGCAGTGGAAAATATGTACGATACTGACGGCTATCTGAACCAGGAGAATATAGCTAACGGATTGATTACGGTTAATCTGGATGCACAGCCCCGTTATACTTACTATGCTAAAAATGATATCGGAGCGGCTTTTGCAGAGGTGGAGTATTTACCGCTTTCGGTTTTGATGATTAGTTTCGGGCTCCGTTATGAGCAATCGCAACAATGGGTACGTTATTGGAATGACGGAGGCAGGGAGTTTAAAGCCAGATTGAACAAAGGGGATTTTTTCCCGGCATTGAATATAAAATACGATATTAACAAGAGCAGTAGCCTGCGTTTTTCCGTGTCGCGTACCGTTACTCGTCCTTCGTTTATCGAGATGTCGCCTTTCCTCTATCAGGAATCGTACGGAAGTGCTTATGTGCGTGGTAATGAAAATCTGAAAAATGCGTACAATTATAATGTGGATTTACGTTATGATTTGTTCCCGCAGGGGCGGGGGGATATGTTTTCCGTGACCGGTTATTTTAAAAGGCTGGATTCGCCTATCGAGCGTACACAGGAGGCTGCCGGAGGATCGGTTTATCATTCTTTCCGCAATGCGGAGGATGGGATTGCTGCCGGGATAGAGGTCGAATTCCGGAAAGAACTTATCAAAGATGTCCGTTTGGGTGCTAATGCTTCTTTTATGTATACGAATGTCAAGTTACCGGATGAAGGAGTTTATACAGAGAGCGAGCGGGCTTTACAAGGAGCTTCCCCTTTTCTGATCAATGCGGATTTAAGTTATACCCCCCGTTTTAATGAGGAGAGCGATATGACGTTGGCATTGGTTTATAATGTTCAGGGGCCCCGGATTCATTCGGTAGGGATTTATAAAACCGGGGATATCAAGCAGGAAACTCTTCATACACTCGATTTTGTAGCGAGTTATGCTATCAATAAGCATTTTAGCCTGAAGGCACAGGTGAAGGATTTGCTGAATAGTGAGATCCGCTTTATGCAAAAGATACCCGCAACCGGCAGCCGTGAGTTGGTAGAATCTTTCCGCCCGGGAAGCAGTGCAGAAATCGGTTTTTCATATAAGTTTTAA
- a CDS encoding glycoside hydrolase family 53 protein, which yields MKLHYLFISLLLFNSLTACSDDDNKPGTPPVPPDMSGFAKGADVSWITQMEKANVKFYNTQGREMECMRLLRDLGMNTVRLRVWVDPADGWCNKADLLVKAYRAHNLGMRLMIDFHYSDVWADPGSQTKPAAWENLSFDELKTAVADHTTEILTALKNQGITPEWVQVGNETGNGMLWPDGQADKNMAQYAALNNAGYDATKAIFPNAKVIVHLQGGDNNNLYRWLFDGLKTNGGKWDVIGMSLYPSADKWQTFVDACVDNIKDMTERYGSEVMICETGMPWEQAATAKLFLTDLITRVQGFDNALGVLYWEPEAHNSWNGYQLGAFDESGKPTEALDAFK from the coding sequence ATGAAACTGCATTATTTATTTATATCCCTGCTCCTCTTCAACTCACTGACTGCGTGCAGTGACGACGACAACAAACCCGGTACGCCTCCCGTACCTCCCGACATGAGCGGATTCGCCAAAGGAGCCGATGTAAGTTGGATCACCCAGATGGAAAAAGCAAACGTCAAATTCTACAACACCCAAGGCCGGGAAATGGAATGTATGCGTTTATTACGCGACCTCGGCATGAACACCGTCCGTCTGCGGGTATGGGTCGATCCGGCCGACGGCTGGTGTAACAAAGCCGACTTACTGGTGAAAGCCTATCGGGCACATAATCTGGGGATGCGCCTCATGATCGACTTCCATTACAGCGACGTATGGGCAGATCCGGGAAGTCAAACCAAACCGGCAGCCTGGGAAAATCTCTCTTTCGATGAACTGAAAACAGCGGTCGCCGATCATACGACTGAAATTCTTACGGCCCTGAAAAATCAGGGTATCACTCCGGAGTGGGTACAGGTCGGGAACGAAACGGGCAACGGCATGTTATGGCCCGACGGACAAGCCGATAAAAACATGGCACAATATGCCGCCCTCAACAATGCCGGGTATGATGCAACAAAAGCAATATTTCCGAATGCCAAAGTCATCGTACACTTGCAAGGCGGCGACAACAACAACCTCTATCGCTGGCTCTTCGACGGCCTGAAAACCAACGGCGGGAAATGGGACGTCATCGGCATGTCCTTATATCCCTCCGCCGACAAATGGCAAACGTTCGTTGACGCTTGCGTCGACAACATCAAAGACATGACCGAACGTTATGGCAGTGAAGTCATGATTTGCGAAACAGGTATGCCTTGGGAACAGGCCGCTACCGCCAAACTTTTCCTCACCGATCTGATCACCCGTGTTCAGGGCTTTGACAACGCTCTCGGTGTTTTATATTGGGAACCGGAAGCTCACAATAGCTGGAACGGTTATCAATTGGGAGCCTTCGACGAATCGGGCAAACCTACCGAAGCCCTCGATGCCTTCAAATAA
- a CDS encoding aminotransferase class IV, which translates to MQFIETIKISEGYPCHLEFHIRRMQETLQSMGMPMPELQAGLFLPPAGLRNGVVKCRVVYDPAGICGVEFAAYRPRVIRALKVVDDDDIVYPYKSADRSMLMKLYEKRGDCDDVLIVKDGFLTDTSYSNVVLSRRGEFYTPDTYLLNGTKRRFLLQQGLIRACPVRVADLYTYDRVYLINAMLDLEDEVAIPVDRIVK; encoded by the coding sequence ATGCAATTTATAGAAACAATTAAAATTTCGGAAGGGTATCCTTGTCATTTGGAGTTTCATATCCGGCGGATGCAGGAAACACTGCAATCTATGGGTATGCCTATGCCGGAATTGCAGGCAGGATTGTTTTTACCGCCTGCCGGTTTACGGAATGGAGTGGTGAAGTGTCGGGTTGTGTATGATCCGGCAGGCATATGTGGAGTGGAATTTGCGGCTTATCGTCCCCGGGTTATCCGTGCGCTGAAGGTGGTAGATGATGATGACATCGTGTATCCTTACAAGTCTGCCGATCGTTCGATGCTTATGAAGCTGTACGAGAAACGGGGCGATTGCGATGATGTGCTGATTGTAAAGGACGGATTTCTGACGGATACGAGTTATAGTAATGTGGTGTTGAGCCGTAGAGGTGAATTTTATACGCCGGACACTTATCTGCTGAACGGGACGAAACGCCGTTTCTTATTGCAACAGGGTTTAATCCGGGCATGTCCGGTCCGTGTTGCCGATCTTTATACTTATGACCGTGTTTATCTGATCAACGCTATGCTGGATCTGGAGGATGAGGTGGCTATCCCGGTGGACCGGATTGTCAAATAG